A genomic region of Cannabis sativa cultivar Pink pepper isolate KNU-18-1 chromosome 1, ASM2916894v1, whole genome shotgun sequence contains the following coding sequences:
- the LOC115705628 gene encoding E3 ubiquitin protein ligase RIN2: MGSSYIAISALCTVLSFVSLHWWTESSLLSLKPDGLISDNNTSAGNTSHVVDLLLGSYTTVALLANFMLNVFVLLILLLKTIFFVELYPSESRKLVERLVNYVIYKGTFLPLVVQATIYHAGLWSIWLIVLCFLKMFQALARDRLERLNASPSATPMSYFRVYSVLLLVLFVDVFWIQLCLVIYRTLNMSVFLLLLFEPLSIAFETLQAILVHGFQLLDIWIHHSAWSSSNCHRFKIFNTSPAGSLLEWKCVLTRNLGFFLDMATLLMALGHYLHIWWLHGMAFHVVDVALFLNIRALLSGIVKRVKGFRKLRSALGALHAALPDATPEELRAYDDECAICREPMAKAKKLHCSHLFHLACLRSWLDQGLNEIYACPTCRKPLFVFRSEERSQDDANPRNADILSDEQLARQISSGLDTQNNAGNSLPTGVIPNQIQNHTEGGPWRNAGLDSSWLHTWPNQGIDGAGPSNAIRSVGLGRVQMMMRHLASVGETYAQTALEDTAWNLWPMNPSQAAPMVPPIPPAAGGRIPRGTGGLHIRTASRSANDNLANMLAMAETVREVLPHIPDDIIFQDLQRTNSATVTVNNLLQM, encoded by the exons ATGGGTTCTAGCTATATAGCCATCTCGGCGCTCTGTACAGTGCTAAGTTTTGTTAGTCTTCATTGGTGGACTGAATCATCATTACTCAGTTTGAAACCGGATGGACTAATTAGTGATAATAATACCTCCGCTGGGAACACAAGCCATGTAGTTGATTTACTTTTGGGATCATATACAACAGTTGCGCTGCTTGCTAATTTTATGCTCAATGTATTTGTTTTACTTATTCTACTTTTAAAG ACTATATTCTTTGTGGAGTTGTATCCTTCTGAATCTCGAAAGTTGGTAGAACGTCTTGTTAACTATGTAATATATAAG GGGACATTTCTTCCACTAGTTGTTCAAGCCACAATATATCATGCAGGGTTGTGGTCAATTTGGTTGATTGTTCTTTGTTTTCTAAAG ATGTTTCAAGCTTTAGCTAGAGACCGTCTTGAAAGACTAAATGCATCTCCATCTGCCACACCAATGTCATATTTCCGTGTGTATTCAGTATTGTTGTTGGTTCTCTTTGTTGACGTCTTCTG GATACAGCTCTGTTTGGTAATATATAGAACTTTGAATATGTCAGTTTTTCTGCTCTTATTGTTTGAGCCACTCAGTATCGCATTTGAGACACTTCAG GCTATTTTGGTGCATGGATTTCAGTTACTTGATATATGGATCCACCATTCAGCATGGAGTAGCTCAAATTGtcatagatttaaaatatttaacacATCACCAGCAG GTTCATTGCTAGAATGGAAATGTGTACTTACTCGAAATTTGGGATTTTTTCTTGACATGGCAACATTGTTAATGGCGCTTGGTCATTATTTGCATATATGGTGGCTACATGGCATGGCATTCCACGTGGTCGATGTAGCCCTTTTCTTAAACATCCGT GCCTTGCTAAGTGGAATCGTAAAGCGTGTAAAAGGATTTAGAAAGTTGAGAAGTGCTTTAGGTGCTCTTCATGCAGCACTTCCAGATGCAACGCCCGAAGAGCTCCGAGCATATGATGATGAATGTGCCATATGTAGG GAACCTATGGCTAAGGCGAAAAAACTACACTGCAGCCACCTATTTCATCTTGCATGTTTGAGATCTTG GTTGGATCAAGGATTAAATGAGATTTATGCATGTCCAACTTGTCGAAAGCCACTTTTTGTCTTTAGATCTGAAGAAAGATCTCAAGATGATGCAAATCCACGCAATGCAGACATTTTGAGTGATGAACAGCTTGCTCGTCAAATAAGTTCAGGActtgatacacaaaataatgcTGGAAATAGCCTGCCTACAGGAGTAATACCCAATCAGATACAGAATCATACAGAAGGCGGTCCTTGGAG GAATGCAGGATTAGATTCAAGTTGGTTGCACACTTGGCCAAATCAGGGAATTGATGGAGCTGGTCCATCTAATGCTATTAGATCAGTGGGTCTGGGGAGAGTTCAGATGATGATGAGGCATCTTGCTTCTGTCGGAGAAACTTATGCCCAGACTGCTCTTGAAGATACTGCCTGGAACCTCTGGCCTATGAATCCCTCTCAGGCTGCCCCAATGGTCCCACCAATTCCTCCTGCTGCAGGTGGTAGAATCCCCAGAGGAACTGGTGGTTTGCATATAAGGACTGCTTCGCGATCTGCAAATGACAACCTAGCAAACATGCTTGCCATGGCTGAGACTGTTCGGGAGGTTTTGCCTCATATCCCAGATGACATAATTTTCCAG GATTTGCAGCGAACAAATTCTGCTACGGTCACTGTGAATAACCTTCTCCAAATGTGA
- the LOC115705420 gene encoding uncharacterized protein LOC115705420 — MSIIISCFFIFLLCLSNQSSCKARHVIEAHQKGTVEKLDEMEMTNKGPSGGSVGLTNNKGENYYIMGSDDNEEAAGATTTTTPTTTTDQGKMMMSSMNWIKEKLQKHIIRGKISGKKIFESLCICDVGLLKATQIKEPRRRLIKRRLSLKEEVDNFNTTSKVEDHHHHVVVKDYEPPHGTPPIHNKQTNIQN, encoded by the exons ATGTCGATTATTATCTCTTGTTTTTTCATCTTTCTTTTGTGTCTCTCCAACCAAAGTTCTTGTAAGGCTCGCCATGTTATTGAGGCTCACCAGAAG GGTACGGTGGAAAAGCTTGATGAAATGGAGATGACTAATAAAGGGCCATCAGGCGGATCAGTTGGGCTGACCAATAATAAGGGAGAGAATTACTATATTATGGGTTCTGATGATAATGAAGAGGCTGCTGGTGCAACCACCACTACCACCCCTACTACTACTACCGATCAAGGAAAGATGATGATGAGTAGTATGAATTGGATAAAGGAGAAGCTTCAAAAGCATATTATAAGAGGAAAAATTTCAG GAAAAAAGATATTTGAGTCTTTATGCATATGTGACGTGGGTTTGTTAAAGGCAACACAAATAAAG GAACCGAGAAGGAGACTTATTAAGAGAAGGCTATCTCTTAAAGAAGAAGTAGATAATTTCAACACCACTAGTAAAGTAGAAGACCATCATCATCATGTTGTAGTCAAAGATTATGAGCCACCCCATGGAACACCCCCTATTCATAATAAACAGACTAACATACAAAACTAG